From Punica granatum isolate Tunisia-2019 chromosome 1, ASM765513v2, whole genome shotgun sequence:
CTGAGTGATGCTGCTTCAGCTTCTTAGAGTGCAGAACCCCTAGCTGGTTCTGCACTGGCAAGGATGCTTTCTTTAGAGACTTGAGATGAGAGGGCAGGCTTGATAAGAACTTTTTTCGGTTCGCAATAGTCTGCAAGAGACTTCTTTTGCGTTCTTCCAGTTGCTCATGGAGCTTGCGTAATTCCTTTCGCTGTTGCAAATGATATGTAAGTACTTAATGACAGCAAAAGTTACAAAACAGGCATCTTCAGAGTACAAACAGCTATACAACAcccaaaaaatagaaagtgaCTACAACAGAAACCCTTTAAAGATTCTTGATTTCTGAATAAATTTACGAAATCGTTTCCCAATAAGCTAATCATACAAAAATGAAGCTCCACAAAGTAATAAAAAGGCACATAGCATTTCACGGTAATATCCAAAACATTTCTTCTGGAAACTCTGAAAATCCTCCAGTCTCTGAAAACTATTCTACTCAACATGCATGCATAataaaaactaagaaactcCCAATCTGCCACTAGTAGGCAACAACTTCAAATAGACCACTGAAAAGCACATCAAACATTATGTCAGCATGACAGAGACAACCTTAAAATGCAAACTCACCTGGAAGAGCTCGAAATTAAGCCTCTTCAACATTAAACTGTGGGCATCATTTGATTCTACGGACCCTTTAATATCTTCAGGTGCATCACGAAAAAATTCCTCCTCAGGTACGAGTTCAATGTCAGGATACTTTGATTTGAAGTCTTTACACGCCTTAATTGCTTTAATATAGTGACTTTTCTCATACATCAAATTATGAAGCTGCAAGGTCGTGAAATCAACAGGTGCCTTGGCACGTTCTGTCTCCGCTTTCACACGGTCTTCCTCCAACAAGATCGTGCGGTTTACCTGCAACACATAAAGTTGAGGCATGGCAGAAAAATGTCAGATGTAATATCTCATTCCAACAGTGATATATCGGATGCGCCAAACTAAAGACTCGATAGCAATGGCACGAGAGATCCATATAGTGCAGCACACTCGTAAGCATACGTATCCCAATACGCAAGAGTACCTACGAAGAAAAATTTTTCTTCCATCCAACTTCAAAAGTGCAGACTTTTCTATCGATAAGTGAGCTCGATAGACCTCAGCAGATTACTTGGCAGCGCAATAGAACCCTCGAGCAACAATCTATCCAAAATCAATCTTACAGACTACGAGCACCCAACATAAAAGCTCCAGGAACTCTTCCAGACATCAGAACATTCAATGAAAATTCGTAACCGAGCTCGTCGAACAGTTCAATCTCAAGCCAGAAAAGTCACGGAACATCCACTACACTGCAAGTTGAGAAACGGCAGCTGCGAGAGAGGAGGAACCGCGTGCGGCCGTCCCTTACCTGGCGGAGAGTGACGAAGTGGAGGAAAGTCTGAGTGACGAGCTCCCGCAGCTGAGACTTCGGGTGGCCTTGCCTCTTGATGGCGAGGATCTTAGCCACGACATCCTCCACGGAGCTCTTGCTCTCTCTCAGAAGCTCGTACGGCGACTTCCCTGAGGCCCTGCGGTCAGCCTGCCGGTGGCCGGGCAACGACTGGGGGTCTTCGTCCACCACCATGCCTTCCTCTATCTCGTCGTCCATTTGTTCCTCCTCCGCCGGGGGTTTTTGAGCTCCGTCCCACTGCGGTCCTCTGTACAGAGCTCTTCGCAGAAGTCGATGCAGCAGCCGAGGAGAAGAAGTCGCGGGCCGGGCTAATATActttttcgggtcggaatacACACGCACCCCTGTACTTTCGATTATTTGATAATAAACCTTCATACTTTGCTCCGtttgaaaacggagttaaatttaactttaatttaacttcactttgcttttttctcaattcaataatacgataataaatttttttaatttaataataaattctctcatttactttttcttacCTATTATTACACataattttcaatactaaattctctcaactattcattacttttccatCGATTCAACagcaaaatcatttttttatcttctacaatttaataataaaaatttttaattatttttatctttttcctgtgaaatcaaataaaatcataattgTACTATGTAACCAAACACACTATGAACCTCTAGGGAAAGTAACTACGCGAAAAATAAGGAATTGTTGAATTTCTTATATGGGGGATGATGCATGCCCAGTGCTGGAAGGCCGAGGAAGTTGGCGACCTAACGAGAGGGGAGCCGGCGACCGAAGCCCTAGTAAACGGCGGCCGTAACTATAACAGTCTAAAGTAACGAAATCTCTTTTCAAGAGATGATTGAGAGTTTACAAAATCGAAATGTAGGATATAATCGCAACAAATTCAATTGCCCTCAtatattgattttaaaatggcaTATTTTTTACTCGGCCGATTATGCTGCACGACAACTGTTTTCCCCGCTCGTGCGTATTCCAGACTTGCCTTTTAAATCTATTTCAAATAAGAAGCACCTTTGTAATCCTTTTTgctagatttttatttttatttttttgaaaaatttaaactttttttgGTTAGGGAGATTGTGCTTGTCCTTGAGGTTCAGTGAGTTGAGGTGGAGGTCAGAGAGATTGCCATCTTACACATTTGTAATACGTATAGATCGAAATGGGCATCAAGTTCGATCATCAATTCTAACTTATTGACAGCATGGGGTAAAGGATCATgtcatttttttgttgttcGGAGTTAACTTGCATGGAGTTCAGACTATGCAGTAGTGGCAATATCAAGTGTCAGTTGATTTCAGTTGGTGATTAACTGAGCAAGGCCTCAAACTCTGAACCCGGGTAACGCTTCGAGGTTGGTTCAAGAATCTGGCATTCGATACAGGAGAAACTAAATAGGACTGATGAGCCTAGGAGGCAAGTGGTTGAGATCTCTGAGTCTATAATCGATTGTTGTTGAGCTTTGGTTATCTCTGATGGAGAAGCTATGGTACGATGTTGCGAAACCGAATTAGATTTGAGTTGTTACTGGTCTTATGGCCAAAAGAATCGTCCAGACAGCTAGATTGCTTTATCAATTACAGTAATTCATAATCATTTACAGCCAATTTAGGAACAAGCGTATTgcacaaaataattttgaattacCCAAGAACAAAAGCTAGGCGCCAGGAATTTACATTTTGATCTGGCATGAAAACTACCCCACGTACTTATGCAAGCACAACCTTAGCTCGATATGTGACCATGGCAGTGATCTTCATATTAACTTAGATCCATCACCGGGTTGATGTTTATTGGTCATTGTTCGTGCTGATTTCTGGGTTGGTGAAGTAAGCAGTTATAGCCTTTAATTTGCCATTCAAGAAATTCCTCTCAGCCTGAAACAACAGAAGTTGATTAAATAATGCATCAGTTCTTGCTAGaggtgaacagaagaaaataaagatgTGCTTCTTATTAACAAGCATCAAGCAATAAGAACATCAGAAGCCAATGCAAGCATGAGGAAGCATCGGCTGAGAAGCTTAGAGAAACTGGCTGGTGCTAGCGTTTTACTTCTCAAATTCCGTTCTTACCAAGAGGGATATAAAATGTTCTACGCATGCATTTCACGTTCACGGAAAACCtattttgttgatttgtttTACAAAAGTCGCATTTTTCTCCCGAACTAATCTCTCAATTTTCTCTTGAGGGGAATGGTCCAGTCAATCCCACTCTATAGATTCTGACATTCAAACTCTATTGTAAGGAACTGATAATTTGTTGACGACAAAAAATGGGAATAGTTTTCATCATATAAAGGGAAAAGGGCAAAATCTATTTGGAGAGACACTGTTACCTCCAGTGACCATGGAGGAcgggaagaaagagagagctcCGCTAGTTGGTTAATATCCACGTTTTTTGGGAGGAACATGACCACCTTAGAGGCAATTCCCTTGGCAGTTTCGAAGAGGAGGAAGCTGTAGAACCCGTGGTAGATCTCAGAATTAATGAGAGACGACAAACCGTGAACCAAAAGTAGAAGATATACAGCTTAAGAGAAGTTATGGAAGTCGCATCTTACCCATCATGTGGCTTAAGCATCGTCTTGATATCATATGTCTCTACTTTTGCATAATCAGGTCCTCCCCAAGGAGGTGACAAGAAGACAGTATCTGCCTGCAGAAAGGGAAGGCAAACATCTATGGAAAGACAAGATTGAAATCGTTCTTTATGGCAGTTTCTTATGGAATGAAGATAGATGAAAAGTTGACATCATAAGAAAATAGACCAGTGCTGTTCAACTTCTAACAGAGAATCGGCATGAATTCATATAACTCTGATTCAGCGGACAGGAAAGAAAAGCCACAAAAGTAAACAGAAAAGTGACTTCGTCATGTCTATTGCGACATCTTGGCTTCAGTACCTTTAGTCTTGGTGCCAGGAGAAAGAAGTCACCCCTCACGAAATCAATTCGGTCATCAACTTTATAGACGGCAGCGTTATGATTGGCGTACTCGATCTTCTTTGGATCGATGTCGACTGCAATAACATGCTTGGCACTGAAATTGCAAAAGAGAAGTCAAAGGAAATAGAGTAATGGAAATCACTACAGGAGTAAACAGACTATTTAAAAGCAAGCAGCTCATATCCAAAACTAAATCAACATCCAACAAAATGAAGGGACCAAAATTTGGAAATTCAATCTCCTCATACCCAAAACCAAATCTACATCCATGGAAATGAGCGGAGcaaaacttaaaaattaaatctccCCACGAATATCGGATATAAATAAATCCTTATCCAAATATCTTGAATTCTTTACCTAACCATTAGGAAGTTTAATCTgagaaaaatagaagaaacaGTGAAATAAAGGCAGCTCCTACCATTTTGCAAACTGAATGGCATTCCCACCGACGCCAGTAAATCCATCAATTATGGCATTACTGCCACAACGAAGGGCATGGTGCTTCGCGACAGGCTCTGGGGTGACGGAAAACCACCCTTCCTCATCAAGTTTTACGCCATCATCAAATCTGGAGAATAGAAGATACCGCTGATACCAGTACTTCTCGATACTTGTTGAATAATCTTCCAGCAGAAGCAATTTTAGCTCTGCGCAGAACCACTGGTTTATCAATTTGAAGTCAATATGATTCCTCAAGGATATGACGGATATATCATAACAATGTTACAAGATATCAGCATGAACAACTCCCTTCATTAACCAGAATGGTAGTTCTGAGGATGCAGCCGTTAACTCAATGATAGACCTAATCACCTATAAGGAGCATACTCAAACTAATAAGGcaaatataaatgaagaaCCTTCATCAGCAGCACCAGAAAATGTCTTCTGCCCcttctttttccttattttcttctttcgtTTTACCACTTGAAAATCACCCTGAGCATCTGGCTCATCCAATTGCAAAGTCTCCTCTGAAACAACTTCAGTGACGCCATTTGTCATGCTGGGATACAATAACACGGGACGGGTCAACTCAATAAGACATGCCTTTAATAGAAAGCTCAAAAGTAGATCAAGTATTTACAAGGCTATATCCTGCAGGAGGCACAGGATTCTGAGAAGTTTTCCTCTCATATATAGAATTTCTAAAGattgtttttctttcattttgttgAAGGCAAAAATGAGCCccagcttcttctttttttttgatgtTGTGATTTTTTAACATCTTTCATTACAATTAATCTCCTTTTTGCTTTTCTATAAGCCATGGTAAACAGATTTCTCAAGTGtcctttttttgaaaatttatttattgtctACTTAAAGCAAAGCGCTGCCAAAAAAGTTCTCCaccaagtttttttttcttattgcaaaaatttgaaaagagaaCTTCAAAAGTCATAGCAACTTTTTCCAAAGACCCAATGTGACACTTCCATCTTCATGATGAATAGTAATACAATAAGCAGCTATCATGGTGAAGGTATTATTTTCATAAGGTAGCAAGCAAATACATGCAGGTCCAGATGGCAAGACAGCACACCTGCTGATATCTTGATTATTTGACAAGTACGCCATAATATCTTCATTGCAGCTACTATCAATCCCATCAAAGTTATCCCCATCTGTACATCTGCTGTTCAATGTAGTTATAGTAATATTGCATTTGGTGGAGCAAGAAGTAAAGTCATTGTCCAATTTCATAGGTTGATCAGGTGATCTATACTCATTTCTGCACTCTTCAACCAAGTCATTTTGCAAATCAGAAGCGTGGCTGCCATTTGTCTTAGACGACTTTACAAGCGTCTCATCTAACTTGTCCCTGATCCCATTGGAGTTTTTTGTGCACTTGATAAACACCTCGTTTTCCACACCAGGGGGTGGAAACCAGGTAGACTCCTGTGACTTTATATTGTAATAGTAATATCTCTCGTAAAAAGAGTCTAAATAAGCCCTCCACTCCCCATATTCTCCGCAGCACATATAACTGTCCATTTCATCATTTTGGAGCACTTCCATACATGAATTTACAGCAGCTTCTTCATGCAAGAGAGGTTCTACCAACTTGCATGACTGACTGACTTCATCATGGTTTACATCTAACTGTTTGTGCTCAATGAAGCTTCCAAAAGATCCTTCCTTTTTGTAGTCAGCAACATCAAAGTCATTTGCTTCTCTATTTATTCGCGGTATTCTCTTGGACAAGGCATCAACCTCCACAGATTGACAGTTCTGGCAAGCAGTTAGTAAACCTGAAATTTCAACAGAAATTGACTCATTGATGGCACCATGATCAATCCGAGACAGACTTCCTGAGCCTTCTTCGGCATCGCAAATGGATTTCTGGGCATGTGCTGCGACATCATAGCAAGATGATACACTTTGGCCCAGCATTGACATGGAACATAAAGAACCACTAGGAATAGGATCATCATGAAAAGGGGAATGAGATGCAACATCCCCCTCACTCACTTTGCATAGTTCAGGCATTTCATTCCCAATTTCTTTGAATCCTGAAGAATCCTTCATGCTTGAACTCTTCTTTTTTGCCTTGTCCTTTCCACTCTTCTTCTGTAAAAGATACAGTAATGCACCAAAAACGACTAGTCGATACAGAGAAGAAAGATGATGTAGTTCACGAAACAATTAT
This genomic window contains:
- the LOC116214910 gene encoding uncharacterized protein LOC116214910, with product MGSATALQGDGGGVGSSAIEALGSLFKLTEVYLWDDGSTETREPLLVTKSSKSPHCIDDIGCKNCTTSEICLSAEDMEMMEQMNALGLPVSFQTNKLKKSGKDKAKKKSSSMKDSSGFKEIGNEMPELCKVSEGDVASHSPFHDDPIPSGSLCSMSMLGQSVSSCYDVAAHAQKSICDAEEGSGSLSRIDHGAINESISVEISGLLTACQNCQSVEVDALSKRIPRINREANDFDVADYKKEGSFGSFIEHKQLDVNHDEVSQSCKLVEPLLHEEAAVNSCMEVLQNDEMDSYMCCGEYGEWRAYLDSFYERYYYYNIKSQESTWFPPPGVENEVFIKCTKNSNGIRDKLDETLVKSSKTNGSHASDLQNDLVEECRNEYRSPDQPMKLDNDFTSCSTKCNITITTLNSRCTDGDNFDGIDSSCNEDIMAYLSNNQDISSMTNGVTEVVSEETLQLDEPDAQGDFQVVKRKKKIRKKKGQKTFSGAADEELKLLLLEDYSTSIEKYWYQRYLLFSRFDDGVKLDEEGWFSVTPEPVAKHHALRCGSNAIIDGFTGVGGNAIQFAKCAKHVIAVDIDPKKIEYANHNAAVYKVDDRIDFVRGDFFLLAPRLKADTVFLSPPWGGPDYAKVETYDIKTMLKPHDGFLLFETAKGIASKVVMFLPKNVDINQLAELSLSSRPPWSLEAERNFLNGKLKAITAYFTNPEISTNNDQ